The bacterium genome contains the following window.
TAAGGAAAGGGAAAACGACGCTTTTCCCTTTCCGTGGAGCGAAAAGTCCCGGATTGGACTTTTTGCGACCCTATCAACTTTGATCTTCGCGCTTTGCATATGATCCCGAACGGAGGTAATTTCTAATGCAATACCCAATCTACAGGCCGCGCAGGACGCGAAGGACTCAGACCCTGCGGCGCATGGTCAGGGAGACGAGGCTTTCCCCGGACAACTTCATCTATCCCCTGTTCGTGGTCCACGGCGAGGGTGTGAGGAAAGAGATCGGCGCCATGCCCGGCGTGTTCCAGCTCTCGGTGGACGAGATCGTCAGGGAGTGCCGCGAGTGCTGGGGCCTGGGCGTCCCTGCCGTCATCCTGTTCGGCATCCCCGATCACAAGGACGAGTCGGGCTCCGAGGGGTGGGATCCGGAAGGCTCCGTCCAGAAGGCGGTGCGGGCCATCAAGGCCGAGATCCCCGAGATGGTGGTCATCACCGACGTGTGTCTTTGCGAGTACACCAGCCACGGCCACTGCGGCCTCATCGAAAACGGTGAGGTGTTAAACGACCCGACCCTGGAACTGCTGGCAAGGACCGCCCTGTCCCACGCCGTGGCCGGGGCCGACATCGTGGGGCCTTCGGACATGATGGACGGCCGGGTTGCGGCCATCCGCGACCTTCTCGACGATGAGGGGCACAGCGACACCATCATCATGTCCTACGCCGTCAAGTATGCGTCGGCATTTTACGGCCCGTTCCGCGAGGCGGCCGAGTCCACCCCCCGGTTCGGCGACCGGCGGGCCTACCAGATGGATCCCCCCAACGCCGTGGAGGCCATCCGCGAGGCGGCCCTGGACGTGGAGGAGGGAGCCGACATCATCATGGTCAAGCCGGCCCTTCCGTACCTGGATATCATCGCCTCCCTGCGTGACCGTTTCGACATGCCCCTTGCCGCCTACAACGTGAGCGGCGAGTACTCCATGGTCAAGGCGGGAGCAAAAATGGGCTGGATCGACGGCGAACGGGTCATGATGGAGTCCCTCATCTCAATCCGCAGGGCCGGCGCAGGCATGATCCTGACCTACTTCGCCAAGGAGGCCGCACGGCTGCTTGGATAGGGTCGCGAGAGGGCCTGCCGGGCCCCTCGCTCAACGCAACGGGAAAAACGTCGTTTCCCCGTTGCTCACGAACCAGGGACGCAAATAATGGTCCCAGGTTCGGGCGCCCACGCGGGCGCGTTGATGACTTCTGTCGATGTCTTCAGCCATTGGGCAGATCAAGGGACAGGACATGGGACGAGTCATTGCCATCGACTGGGGTGAACGCCGTGTGGGGATCGCCCTGTCGGACGAGACGGGCACCATCGCCTCTCCCCACTCAGCCATCAAAAGGGCCGGGTCGCTTGACAAGGTCCTGGAGGAGATCTCCGGGCTCGTGGACAGCCACGAGGTGACCCAGGTGATCTTCGGCATCCCCCTGCGCCTGGACGGCACCCGGGGGCCGGAGGCCGAGGGTGTCCTGGAGGTGGCCGAAAAGCTCCGGGCCAAGGTCCGCGTTCCCGTGGACACCTGGGACGAGCGGCTGAGCACCGTTCAGGCCGAACGCGCTCTCATCGGGGGTGACGTTTCCAGGAAGAGGCGAAAGGGGCTTGTCGACCAGGTGGCCGCTTCGATCTTTCTCCAGTCGTACCTGGATTCTGGTGGTAGTGCCGGGGATGGAGGTGCCGGTTGATCATCGGCAAGCCTAAAAAGAAAAGCCGGGCCCTTCCCATTATTCTCCTGGCCGTGGCCGCCGTGGCCGGGCTGACCGTTTTAAAGCTGGTGCACTTCTGGCACAGCCCAGCCCAGGAGCCGGGCCATGAGGTGGTGCTCACCGTCCCCGCCGGGGCAACCTTTGTCGCGGCCTCCCAGCTCCTGGTGGACGCCGGGGTGGTCAAGTCGCTCAAGCCCTTTGTCCTCCTGGGCAAGGTCAAGGGACTTTCCAGCAGCATCCAGGCCGGGGAGTTGATGTTCAGGACCGACATGACCCCCCTGGAGGTCCTCGACATCCTGGTCAGGGGCAAGGCGGTCTCCTACCCTGTGACCATCCCGGAAGGGTATAACAGCAGCCAGATCGCGGCGCTTCTTGCCGGGCGCGGGATCGTGGACGAGGAGCGGTTTAAGGCACTCATCGGCGACGCGGATTTCGCCCGGTCCCTGGATGTCCCGGCCGACGGGCTGGAGGGGTTCCTGTTCCCCGACACCTACTCCTTGCCCCGGGGGCTTTCCGAGGAGGAGATCCTGGCCCGGATGGTGAAAAGGTACAAGGAGGTGTTCAACGCCCGGATGGCCGAGCGGGCCCGGGAGATCGGCATGACGGAGCTTGAAGTGGTGACCCTCGCCTCCATCGTGGAAAAGGAGACGGGCGCTCCTGAAGAAAGAAGACATATCTCGGCGGTGTTCCACAACCGGCTGAAAAAGGGTTACCGGCTCCAGACCGACCCCACCGTCATCTACGGGATCAAGGAGTTTAACGGGAACCTGACGAAAAAGGACCTGCGCACCGACCACCCTTACAACACCTATAC
Protein-coding sequences here:
- the hemB gene encoding porphobilinogen synthase — protein: MQYPIYRPRRTRRTQTLRRMVRETRLSPDNFIYPLFVVHGEGVRKEIGAMPGVFQLSVDEIVRECRECWGLGVPAVILFGIPDHKDESGSEGWDPEGSVQKAVRAIKAEIPEMVVITDVCLCEYTSHGHCGLIENGEVLNDPTLELLARTALSHAVAGADIVGPSDMMDGRVAAIRDLLDDEGHSDTIIMSYAVKYASAFYGPFREAAESTPRFGDRRAYQMDPPNAVEAIREAALDVEEGADIIMVKPALPYLDIIASLRDRFDMPLAAYNVSGEYSMVKAGAKMGWIDGERVMMESLISIRRAGAGMILTYFAKEAARLLG
- the ruvX gene encoding Holliday junction resolvase RuvX, encoding MSSAIGQIKGQDMGRVIAIDWGERRVGIALSDETGTIASPHSAIKRAGSLDKVLEEISGLVDSHEVTQVIFGIPLRLDGTRGPEAEGVLEVAEKLRAKVRVPVDTWDERLSTVQAERALIGGDVSRKRRKGLVDQVAASIFLQSYLDSGGSAGDGGAG
- the mltG gene encoding endolytic transglycosylase MltG, with translation MIIGKPKKKSRALPIILLAVAAVAGLTVLKLVHFWHSPAQEPGHEVVLTVPAGATFVAASQLLVDAGVVKSLKPFVLLGKVKGLSSSIQAGELMFRTDMTPLEVLDILVRGKAVSYPVTIPEGYNSSQIAALLAGRGIVDEERFKALIGDADFARSLDVPADGLEGFLFPDTYSLPRGLSEEEILARMVKRYKEVFNARMAERAREIGMTELEVVTLASIVEKETGAPEERRHISAVFHNRLKKGYRLQTDPTVIYGIKEFNGNLTKKDLRTDHPYNTYTRGGLPHGPIANPGEASILAALYPEDVPSLYFVARGDGTHVFSNTLVEHNQAVKIYQLGEIP